The Deltaproteobacteria bacterium HGW-Deltaproteobacteria-4 DNA window CGATATTGAAGGGGTCGATACTGCCCATAAACTGGCCCTTCTTCTCAGCCTCTGTTTCGGCACCCGCGTCCCCCTCAAGGAAATCTTTACCGAAGGGATCAGTCGGATTTCGGCTCTTGATATCCAGTTTGCCCGTCAGTTCGGTTTCAAGATCAAGCTGTTGGCGGTCGGAAAGGTCGATGACGATGGACGGATCGAGGCCCGGGTTCATCCGACGATGATCCCCCTCAACCATCCTCTGGCCGATGTCGACGGCGTCTTTAACGGCATCCGTCTGGTCGGTGATTTTTCCGGTCCGGTAATGTTCTCCGGGCGGGGCGCCGGGATGGAAGCGACGGCCAGTGCCGTCCTCGGTGATGTTCTGGCGATTGCCCGTAATCTCCGTGTCGGAGCCGTGCTGCGCACTCCGGCTTTGGGGGTGAATGCGGCAGCCCTGCGGGATCTGCCGCTTAAGCCGATGGATGAGATCGTCAGCGAATATTATCTGCGCTTTGCCGCCACTGATCAGGCCGGTGTCCTTGCTCATATTTCCGGGGTTCTTGGCCAGTTCAATATCAGTATTGCGGCGATGATTCAGCCGGAACGGCAGATCGGCGGAGCCGTACCGATTGTCTTTGTCACACACGAGGCGCGGGAAGCCGATATCCGTGGCGCATTGGCTCAGATCGACACTTCACCGATGATTCGTGATGTCAGTCGTTTTGTCCGGATTGAGCGTGATCTCAGCTGAAAGGACAGGAACAGAGGGACGGAAAAATCTGCTCCGTTTATGAATGTTTTCGCAGAAATTACTTGACACCACAGCCTTGTGCAGATATTTTAGCGGCTTCTGTGAGCCCCGAAAATTCACAGGGAACCATTTAAGAGAGGAAGTCCATGAAAACTGAAGTGGCTAAAGAGTCAGAGGTCAATCGGAACTGGTTTATCGTCGATCTCGACGGACAGGTTTTGGGGCGCGTTGCGACCAAGATCGCCAGTGTCCTGCGCGGGAAACATAAGCCGATCTATACCCCAAGTGTTGATACCGGGGATTTTGTCATTATCCTGAATGCTGAAAAAGTTTGTCTGACCGGTAACAAAATGGCTGATAAAAAGTATTATCGCCACACCGGTTTTCCCGGCGGGATCAGAGAAATTACGGCGGAGAAACTTTTGGCCAGCAAGCCGGAAGATGTCATTCGTAAGGCGGTCAAGGGGATGCTCCCCAAAAACAAGTTGGGCCGTCAGATGTTTAAAAAACTTAAGGTCTATGCCGGCACCGATCATCCCCATGCCGCGCAGCAGCCGAAAACGCTGCCTCTTTAATTAGCGGATCAGGAGATAGAAGCGAATGGCCGAGCAGAAATTTTACGCGACCGGTAAAAGAAAAAC harbors:
- a CDS encoding homoserine dehydrogenase, producing the protein MKTFRVGLIGFGTIGTGVIKLLQQNQELLVERLGAQLELARVVDLDITTDRGVTVSPDILSTRIDDLLGDPSIDIVIELIGGYEPARTFVLRAIASGKHVVTANKALLAVHGEEIFAAAAQHGVDVMYEAAVGGGIPVISAIKENLCANRFHSLCGILNGTCNYILTRMTDEGAEFATVLKDAQAHGYAEADPTFDIEGVDTAHKLALLLSLCFGTRVPLKEIFTEGISRISALDIQFARQFGFKIKLLAVGKVDDDGRIEARVHPTMIPLNHPLADVDGVFNGIRLVGDFSGPVMFSGRGAGMEATASAVLGDVLAIARNLRVGAVLRTPALGVNAAALRDLPLKPMDEIVSEYYLRFAATDQAGVLAHISGVLGQFNISIAAMIQPERQIGGAVPIVFVTHEAREADIRGALAQIDTSPMIRDVSRFVRIERDLS
- a CDS encoding 50S ribosomal protein L13 encodes the protein MKTEVAKESEVNRNWFIVDLDGQVLGRVATKIASVLRGKHKPIYTPSVDTGDFVIILNAEKVCLTGNKMADKKYYRHTGFPGGIREITAEKLLASKPEDVIRKAVKGMLPKNKLGRQMFKKLKVYAGTDHPHAAQQPKTLPL